One Deltaproteobacteria bacterium HGW-Deltaproteobacteria-4 DNA segment encodes these proteins:
- a CDS encoding hydrogenase has product MILFLSGIVIIALSGLPGLFMSSRDHRGQTFAEILALLGTITAFTGLLLCANRAGETVLRADWSIPGGELLIRIDAISLIFLLPLLLVFAMTVIFGKDDWPQSQHPENSCKLRLFHGLIAAAIALVLTAQNGILFLLAWEIMALASYFLITTEDDLEATRRAGFIYLVATHTGTLALFALFALLDLSCGTFSLPAAGTLPAGAVTTAIFLLALFGFGLKAGIMPLHIWLPGAHAAAPSHISALLSGIMIKTGIYGLVRITSLFATIPLWWGWVLIVLGVITGIFGVAYALAQHDLKRLLAYHSVENIGIITLGLGLALLGRSAGLPELAVLGLAGALLHVVNHALFKSLLFLSAGAVIHATSTREIDKMGGLIRSQPWTAALFLGGAVAICGLPPFNGFISEWFIYQGSFRALIDQRLTLSLAILVAPVLALIGGLALACFVKVFGIVFLGAPRTPAAAAGHDATLLMRAAMLVLLAACLSIGLLPWLFAPLLESATLAWAPLNGSGTITATMTSLIWIGILGTVLILLTTGLSCWLHRRSHQANAQQLTWGCGYLWPTARMQYTASSFAVTLVKLFRFGLWSREHGGKTHGLFPPRTEFASHTPDSILDRVLLPLFNVLAVAATWLRTWLQNGVTSLYLLYVVLTLFALLIISSGH; this is encoded by the coding sequence ATGATCCTTTTTCTCAGTGGCATCGTCATCATTGCACTCTCGGGTCTTCCCGGCCTCTTTATGTCGAGCCGGGATCATCGGGGACAAACGTTTGCCGAAATCCTGGCGCTGCTCGGGACGATCACAGCCTTTACCGGCCTGCTCCTCTGCGCTAATCGCGCCGGAGAAACCGTTCTGCGCGCCGACTGGAGCATCCCCGGCGGTGAACTGCTGATTCGCATCGATGCCATCTCCCTGATCTTTCTTTTGCCTCTTCTCCTCGTCTTTGCGATGACAGTCATCTTTGGGAAAGATGACTGGCCGCAATCTCAGCACCCTGAGAACAGCTGCAAACTGCGCCTCTTTCACGGCCTGATCGCCGCCGCCATCGCCCTGGTACTGACCGCCCAAAACGGCATCCTCTTCCTCCTCGCCTGGGAGATCATGGCCTTGGCCAGCTACTTCCTCATCACCACCGAGGATGATCTCGAAGCAACGCGCCGCGCCGGTTTCATCTATCTGGTGGCAACTCACACCGGCACCCTCGCTCTCTTTGCCCTCTTTGCCCTGCTCGACCTCAGTTGCGGCACCTTCTCCCTCCCCGCTGCCGGCACCCTCCCTGCCGGTGCGGTGACGACCGCCATCTTTCTTTTGGCCCTTTTCGGCTTCGGTCTCAAGGCAGGGATCATGCCGCTGCATATCTGGCTCCCCGGTGCCCATGCTGCCGCACCAAGTCATATCTCTGCCCTTCTTTCCGGGATCATGATCAAGACCGGTATTTACGGCCTGGTGCGCATCACCTCGCTCTTTGCAACGATCCCGCTGTGGTGGGGCTGGGTCCTGATTGTCCTCGGAGTCATCACCGGTATATTCGGTGTCGCCTACGCCCTGGCGCAGCACGATCTCAAACGCCTCCTTGCTTATCACAGTGTCGAGAATATCGGCATCATCACCCTGGGGTTGGGGCTCGCCCTCCTCGGCCGCAGTGCCGGACTGCCTGAGTTGGCGGTTCTCGGCCTGGCCGGCGCCCTCCTCCATGTCGTCAACCATGCCCTCTTTAAATCCCTCCTCTTTTTGAGTGCCGGCGCCGTGATTCACGCCACCAGCACACGCGAAATCGACAAGATGGGCGGACTGATCCGTTCACAGCCCTGGACCGCCGCCCTCTTTCTCGGCGGCGCTGTTGCTATCTGCGGCCTCCCCCCCTTTAACGGCTTTATCAGTGAATGGTTCATCTATCAGGGGAGTTTTCGCGCCCTAATCGATCAGCGCTTAACCCTGAGCCTGGCGATTCTCGTCGCGCCGGTACTCGCTCTGATCGGCGGTCTCGCCCTGGCCTGTTTCGTCAAGGTCTTCGGCATCGTTTTTCTCGGCGCCCCCCGCACGCCGGCCGCGGCCGCGGGGCACGATGCCACACTGCTGATGCGCGCAGCGATGCTTGTCCTTCTGGCTGCCTGCCTCAGCATCGGCCTCCTCCCCTGGCTCTTCGCCCCGCTACTGGAGTCTGCGACTCTGGCCTGGGCACCGTTGAACGGCAGCGGCACGATCACCGCCACCATGACCTCGCTGATCTGGATCGGCATCCTCGGGACGGTTCTAATCCTTCTCACCACTGGTCTCAGTTGTTGGCTGCACCGCCGCAGTCATCAGGCTAACGCTCAGCAGTTAACCTGGGGCTGCGGTTACCTGTGGCCGACCGCGCGCATGCAGTACACCGCCTCCTCCTTTGCCGTTACCCTGGTCAAGCTCTTCCGTTTCGGGCTCTGGAGCAGGGAGCATGGCGGCAAGACGCACGGACTCTTCCCGCCCCGGACAGAATTTGCCAGCCACACCCCCGACAGCATCCTCGACCGTGTGC